The Gemmata palustris genome includes a region encoding these proteins:
- a CDS encoding DUF1559 family PulG-like putative transporter, with amino-acid sequence MRPHKTRGFTLIELLVVIAIIAVLIGLLLPAVQKVRAAAARISCSNNLKQTALALHAFAGDNERFPSAFAGPDFNGSWSWSAYLLPYIEQDNLFKQLGVSTNTRFGGGLVLVNATDVPGGLSQVKIKTFLCPADGAPEINPQRQNHATSNYRAVCGPYTLPTIQMNFDFGGIMYQNSRTRITDITDGTSNTLLIGECIFDTPTQKRAAIWAGMSGQPGAIVQTSDTMWWLDADTSRINGSAPQAFSSRHSGGAQFGFADGSVRFLRDSSDPAQLRWLAGRADGMVVSADY; translated from the coding sequence ATGCGGCCTCACAAGACGCGCGGATTCACACTGATTGAATTACTGGTCGTCATCGCGATCATCGCGGTACTTATCGGGTTATTGCTCCCCGCGGTGCAAAAAGTGCGGGCCGCGGCCGCACGCATCTCGTGCAGTAACAACCTGAAACAGACGGCACTTGCGCTGCACGCCTTCGCAGGAGACAACGAGCGGTTCCCGTCCGCGTTCGCGGGGCCGGATTTCAATGGCTCGTGGAGCTGGTCCGCGTACCTGCTCCCCTACATCGAACAGGACAATCTCTTTAAGCAGCTCGGAGTGAGCACCAACACGCGGTTCGGTGGCGGACTGGTACTCGTTAACGCGACCGACGTTCCGGGCGGGTTGAGTCAGGTGAAGATCAAGACGTTCCTGTGCCCGGCGGACGGTGCCCCGGAGATCAACCCGCAGCGGCAGAACCACGCGACCTCGAACTACCGCGCGGTGTGCGGCCCGTACACGCTCCCGACGATCCAGATGAACTTCGACTTCGGCGGCATCATGTACCAGAACAGCCGCACGCGGATCACCGATATCACCGACGGCACGTCCAACACGCTGCTCATCGGCGAGTGCATCTTCGACACGCCAACTCAGAAGCGCGCCGCGATCTGGGCCGGGATGAGCGGGCAACCCGGTGCGATCGTGCAGACCAGCGACACGATGTGGTGGCTGGACGCCGACACGTCGCGTATTAACGGCTCGGCCCCGCAAGCGTTCAGTTCGCGGCACAGCGGCGGGGCACAGTTCGGGTTCGCCGACGGCTCCGTGCGGTTCCTCCGTGACTCCAGCGACCCGGCACAACTCCGGTGGCTGGCGGGGCGTGCGGACGGGATGGTTGTGAGCGCGGATTACTGA
- a CDS encoding DnaJ C-terminal domain-containing protein — protein sequence MPRDPYDVLGVSKSATADDINKAYRKLSKKYHPDRNPGDKQADASYKEVQAAHDILGDTNKKAQYDQFGFAGPQNGFPGGGFPGGGGFPGGGGFPGASGAPIDPEAAQRLFDMFGGGMGGQGGPDLSDIFGGGKRKTRTRSRAHAEPIESEVTVPFDVAANGGSVALEVGGRRIDVKVPAGIEEGKRLRVPADATGGPEVLLKVKIAPHPFFRREGNDLYLDVPITISEAVLGAKVDVPTLDGSKLALLTVTVPPGTSSGRKLRLRGKGISGGDQYLVFKVEVPSGKVDDKSRELIEEFAKLNPQNLRTEAPWV from the coding sequence ATGCCCCGTGATCCTTACGACGTGCTCGGTGTCTCCAAGTCCGCGACCGCGGACGACATCAACAAGGCGTATCGCAAACTGTCGAAGAAGTACCACCCGGACCGCAACCCCGGCGACAAGCAGGCCGACGCCAGCTACAAGGAAGTTCAGGCCGCACACGACATCCTCGGCGACACGAACAAGAAGGCGCAGTACGACCAGTTCGGGTTCGCCGGACCGCAAAACGGGTTCCCCGGTGGCGGATTTCCGGGTGGGGGTGGGTTTCCTGGTGGCGGCGGGTTCCCGGGTGCGAGCGGTGCGCCAATCGACCCGGAAGCCGCGCAGCGCCTCTTTGACATGTTCGGCGGCGGAATGGGCGGCCAAGGCGGTCCGGATCTGAGTGACATCTTCGGTGGCGGCAAGCGCAAAACCCGGACCCGGTCGCGCGCGCACGCCGAGCCGATCGAGTCCGAAGTGACGGTCCCGTTCGACGTGGCCGCGAACGGCGGGAGCGTCGCGCTGGAGGTCGGCGGGCGCCGGATCGATGTGAAGGTACCCGCGGGGATCGAGGAGGGAAAGAGGCTCCGCGTACCGGCCGACGCGACCGGCGGACCCGAGGTGCTACTCAAAGTGAAGATCGCCCCCCACCCGTTCTTCCGGCGCGAGGGCAACGACCTCTACCTGGACGTGCCGATCACGATCTCGGAAGCGGTTCTCGGCGCGAAGGTAGACGTGCCCACGCTCGACGGGAGCAAGCTGGCGCTACTCACCGTCACTGTTCCGCCCGGTACATCGAGTGGTCGCAAGCTGCGCTTGCGCGGAAAAGGCATCTCGGGCGGCGATCAGTATTTGGTCTTCAAGGTGGAAGTGCCGAGCGGGAAGGTCGACGACAAGAGCCGCGAACTGATCGAGGAGTTCGCGAAACTGAACCCACAGAATCTGCGCACGGAAGCCCCGTGGGTGTGA
- the rnpA gene encoding ribonuclease P protein component encodes MTAPDKPLTFPQTHHMKTPAEFERCYARKRSSADGLLIVYACENELAHPRLGCSVSRKVGNAVVRNRYKRLFREAFRLVQHDLPPGADFILIPRPGPYPAIDALKVSLVKLATQATRKLRDGPRPKPSQPTPPSPLPLGRGEAEPNPLTTFPKKEGGTEQNATDATQSTAVLSPSPFRGGVGEGLQPQPAPNGGTPS; translated from the coding sequence ATGACCGCGCCCGACAAGCCACTGACGTTCCCACAAACGCACCACATGAAGACTCCCGCGGAGTTCGAGCGGTGCTACGCGCGGAAGCGCTCGTCCGCGGACGGGTTGCTGATCGTGTATGCGTGCGAGAACGAACTCGCCCACCCGCGCCTCGGGTGCTCCGTGTCGCGTAAGGTGGGCAACGCAGTGGTGCGCAACCGCTACAAGCGCCTGTTCCGCGAAGCGTTCCGCTTGGTGCAACACGACTTGCCGCCGGGCGCGGACTTCATCCTGATCCCGCGCCCGGGGCCGTACCCCGCGATCGACGCGCTCAAGGTGTCACTGGTAAAACTGGCGACTCAGGCGACGCGAAAGCTGCGCGACGGTCCGCGCCCCAAGCCAAGCCAACCTACCCCCCCGTCCCCCCTCCCTTTAGGGAGGGGGGAGGCAGAACCTAACCCCCTAACCACCTTCCCTAAGAAGGAAGGGGGAACGGAGCAAAACGCAACAGACGCAACGCAATCTACGGCCGTTTTAAGTCCCTCTCCGTTTAGGGGAGGGGTTGGGGAGGGGTTACAGCCACAACCTGCCCCCAACGGGGGCACCCCCTCGTGA
- the yidD gene encoding membrane protein insertion efficiency factor YidD codes for MKSLSWLWRGPALAFGAVMVVCVRGYQKLIRPILPPMCRFYPGCSEYFILSVKKHGPIFGCAKGAWRICRCNPWNRGGYDPP; via the coding sequence GTGAAGTCCCTCTCTTGGCTCTGGCGCGGACCGGCGCTCGCGTTCGGCGCGGTGATGGTCGTGTGCGTGCGCGGGTATCAGAAGTTGATTCGCCCGATTCTGCCGCCGATGTGCCGGTTCTATCCGGGGTGCAGCGAATATTTCATTCTCTCGGTGAAGAAGCACGGCCCGATCTTCGGGTGCGCAAAAGGCGCGTGGCGCATCTGCCGCTGCAACCCGTGGAATAGGGGCGGGTACGATCCACCGTAG
- a CDS encoding ThuA domain-containing protein: protein MPLSRRAFLATSAAITLHSSLAYSADKKKKLVMIAGTPSHGPGDHEFNAGVRLLEKCLKGYPGLETVVFLNGYPKDDSALDTADAILCFADGGGNHPLVREKRLERIGKLMAKGVGLMCAHYGVEVPKDLGGPEFKDWIGGYYEHMYSCNPMWAPEFKEFPKHPIANGVKPFSVKDEWYFNMRFRDGMKGITPILSAKPADTVRDGPYVYPQGPYKHIQDAKGQPETMMWALERENGGRGAGFTGGHHHRNWKDDNYRKVVLNALVWLCKLDVPKDGVKSEVTEEDMRANLDPKGKK from the coding sequence ATGCCACTCTCCCGACGCGCGTTCCTGGCCACGAGCGCCGCGATAACACTCCATTCGTCACTTGCCTACAGTGCGGACAAGAAAAAGAAACTGGTGATGATCGCGGGGACGCCGAGCCACGGCCCCGGTGACCACGAGTTCAACGCGGGCGTGCGCCTGCTCGAGAAGTGTCTGAAGGGGTACCCGGGGCTGGAAACCGTCGTTTTCCTCAACGGCTACCCGAAGGACGACTCCGCGCTCGACACCGCCGACGCGATCCTGTGTTTCGCGGACGGCGGCGGGAACCACCCGCTCGTGCGCGAGAAGCGGCTCGAGCGCATCGGCAAGTTGATGGCGAAGGGCGTCGGACTCATGTGCGCGCACTACGGCGTCGAGGTGCCGAAGGATCTGGGCGGACCGGAATTCAAAGACTGGATCGGCGGTTACTACGAACACATGTATTCCTGCAACCCGATGTGGGCGCCGGAGTTCAAGGAGTTTCCCAAGCACCCGATCGCGAACGGCGTGAAGCCGTTCAGCGTGAAGGACGAATGGTACTTCAACATGCGGTTCCGTGACGGGATGAAGGGCATCACGCCCATTCTCTCCGCGAAGCCCGCCGACACGGTGCGCGACGGCCCTTACGTGTACCCGCAGGGGCCGTACAAGCACATCCAGGACGCCAAGGGGCAGCCCGAAACGATGATGTGGGCGCTCGAACGCGAGAACGGCGGGCGCGGCGCCGGGTTTACAGGCGGGCACCACCACCGCAACTGGAAGGACGACAACTACCGCAAGGTCGTGCTGAACGCGCTCGTGTGGCTCTGCAAACTCGACGTGCCGAAGGACGGCGTGAAGTCCGAAGTGACCGAAGAGGACATGCGCGCCAACTTGGACCCGAAGGGGAAGAAGTAA